The Silvanigrella paludirubra genome contains a region encoding:
- a CDS encoding substrate-binding periplasmic protein codes for MTNFFSYLLLSLFVLVSNIYASNKNQKKQELKICVSGGYIPYKIKLTNGNWDGFDVSIMKDFANYLNKTPVFVDVEWASIIPSLVSFKCDMISVGLVVTPERLKVVSFGNIVYENELVLAMQNINNNNLNYKSLQDLVRDNKVISVAAGTSSALYAAREKLNIMTYNGFDAPINALLTNKVDAVLFEIHYLNAMPENISSKIFILPEKVHIEKVSAAFRKDEKKLKKEFNQFVKKWSKTNNLKIYEEKYFVNDKEKQKF; via the coding sequence ATGACTAATTTTTTTTCTTACTTGTTACTTTCTTTGTTTGTTTTAGTCTCAAATATCTATGCTTCAAATAAAAATCAAAAAAAACAGGAACTAAAAATTTGTGTTTCTGGTGGTTATATCCCTTATAAAATTAAATTAACAAATGGTAATTGGGATGGTTTTGATGTTTCTATTATGAAAGATTTTGCCAATTATTTAAATAAAACTCCTGTTTTTGTAGATGTTGAATGGGCAAGCATTATTCCATCTTTAGTTTCTTTTAAATGTGATATGATATCAGTGGGTCTTGTTGTTACACCAGAAAGACTTAAAGTAGTAAGTTTTGGAAATATTGTCTATGAAAATGAACTTGTGTTAGCAATGCAAAATATAAATAATAATAATTTAAATTATAAATCACTTCAAGACTTAGTAAGAGATAATAAAGTAATTTCAGTGGCGGCAGGAACAAGTTCTGCTTTATATGCAGCTCGAGAAAAGTTAAATATTATGACGTATAATGGATTTGATGCACCCATTAATGCTTTATTAACAAATAAAGTGGATGCTGTCTTATTTGAAATTCATTATTTAAATGCAATGCCTGAAAATATTTCATCTAAAATTTTTATTTTACCTGAAAAAGTTCATATTGAAAAAGTATCTGCCGCATTTAGAAAAGATGAGAAAAAGCTTAAAAAAGAATTTAATCAATTTGTAAAAAAATGGTCTAAAACAAATAATTTAAAAATTTATGAAGAAAAATATTTTGTAAATGATAAAGAAAAACAAAAATTTTAA
- a CDS encoding BMP family lipoprotein, whose translation MKMPFINLKQNLVLFSGLLLSLPSYANQKICMVLDRGGKDDKSFNQSAVAGFQQALDSLSISKESKFLETRSDEQIQNFLRSFSVDPNCKLIISVGFNPSGYVKNLAEKYSEKKYLTIDSEVVSSKKNVRSALFREDQGSFIMGSIAAMKSHSKKIGIIGGMEIPMMKRFALAYTAGAKYISPKIEVYNSIIGTTPDAWNNPSKAKEIALSQFHNGVDVIFQVAGPSGAGIFDATRQLNSLKDNEKKYFAIGVDSNQNDMVPGMVLTSMVKHVDIAVYMAIKDLVEGKFTAEAKYYDLRNGGIDWAYDKFNRSLFSGFEIRKINKIRSEIIDGKIKVPDYYEIAKKDNKKI comes from the coding sequence ATGAAAATGCCTTTCATAAATTTGAAACAAAATCTCGTTTTATTTTCAGGATTATTACTTTCTTTACCTTCATATGCAAATCAAAAAATATGTATGGTATTAGATCGTGGTGGCAAAGATGACAAATCTTTTAACCAATCCGCAGTAGCTGGTTTTCAGCAAGCTTTAGATTCTTTATCTATATCTAAAGAAAGTAAGTTTTTAGAAACTCGTTCCGACGAGCAAATTCAAAACTTTTTAAGAAGTTTTTCTGTAGATCCAAATTGTAAATTAATTATTTCTGTAGGTTTTAATCCTTCTGGGTATGTTAAAAATTTAGCAGAAAAATATTCAGAAAAAAAATATTTAACAATAGATAGTGAAGTGGTTTCTTCGAAAAAAAATGTAAGATCTGCTTTGTTTAGAGAAGATCAAGGTTCCTTTATTATGGGCAGTATTGCTGCCATGAAATCCCATTCAAAAAAAATAGGCATTATTGGAGGAATGGAAATTCCTATGATGAAACGTTTTGCTTTAGCTTATACGGCGGGAGCTAAATATATTTCTCCAAAAATAGAAGTTTACAATAGTATTATTGGCACGACCCCAGATGCATGGAATAATCCTTCAAAAGCGAAAGAGATTGCACTTTCTCAATTTCACAATGGTGTCGATGTTATTTTTCAAGTTGCTGGACCATCTGGAGCAGGTATTTTTGATGCTACTAGACAGCTAAATAGTTTGAAGGATAATGAAAAAAAATACTTTGCTATTGGTGTCGATTCCAATCAAAATGATATGGTACCTGGAATGGTTTTAACAAGCATGGTAAAACATGTTGATATCGCTGTTTACATGGCTATTAAAGATTTAGTCGAAGGCAAATTTACAGCTGAGGCTAAATACTATGATCTAAGAAATGGTGGCATAGATTGGGCATATGATAAATTCAATAGATCATTGTTTAGTGGTTTTGAAATTCGAAAAATTAATAAAATTCGTTCAGAAATTATAGACGGAAAAATTAAAGTACCAGATTATTATGAAATAGCTAAGAAAGATAATAAAAAGATTTAA
- a CDS encoding dihydrolipoamide acetyltransferase family protein produces MATQNVLMPQMGESIQEGTLTRWHKKLGDKVQREEILFEISTDKVDTEIPSPVSGVLVQILAKEGETVNVNSIVAIIDDAAAPGSVAQAPAPEKASAPAVAAPVQVAQDSSSASNESSSKVFASPLARKMAEEHAVDLSKVQGSGEGNKIVKNDILAALEGGKPVSPLVASAAAAASAPAVKSTPDHMKSTGGSAEGVIDGVRVSRVPLSGMRKKIAEHMVMSKRTSPHVTSVIEIDLQKIVDIRAKFKDKFEAANGFKLTFMPFFLHAVIEGIKAVPIVNASVDGDAILYKKDINLGCAVALDWGLIVPVIKNSSERSFVGLGRELNNLAEKARNKKLAPEDVRGGTFSISNYGGFGTVIGQPIINQPQVAIFGIGAMQKKPVVINDAIAIRTMCYCVLSFDHRVIDGSDSGKFLSTVKNVIENWNIPVM; encoded by the coding sequence ATGGCAACTCAGAATGTACTTATGCCACAAATGGGGGAATCTATCCAAGAGGGTACTTTAACTCGCTGGCATAAAAAACTTGGTGATAAAGTACAACGCGAAGAAATTTTATTTGAAATCTCTACAGATAAAGTAGATACGGAAATCCCTTCGCCTGTAAGTGGCGTACTTGTTCAAATTCTTGCAAAAGAAGGTGAAACAGTAAATGTAAATTCCATAGTTGCTATCATTGATGATGCTGCTGCTCCTGGATCGGTTGCACAAGCTCCTGCTCCTGAAAAAGCATCCGCACCAGCTGTGGCTGCACCTGTTCAAGTTGCGCAAGATTCTTCATCTGCAAGTAACGAATCTTCTTCTAAAGTATTTGCCAGTCCCTTAGCTCGTAAAATGGCGGAAGAGCATGCAGTTGATCTTTCTAAAGTTCAAGGCTCGGGTGAAGGAAATAAAATAGTTAAAAACGATATCTTAGCTGCATTAGAAGGTGGAAAACCTGTTTCACCATTAGTTGCTTCTGCCGCAGCAGCAGCTTCTGCACCTGCTGTTAAATCGACACCTGATCATATGAAATCCACTGGAGGCTCTGCTGAAGGTGTTATTGATGGTGTTCGTGTTAGTCGTGTTCCTTTAAGTGGTATGCGCAAAAAAATTGCAGAACATATGGTTATGAGTAAAAGAACCAGTCCACATGTTACTTCTGTAATTGAAATTGATTTACAAAAAATTGTGGACATTCGTGCAAAGTTTAAAGATAAATTTGAAGCCGCAAATGGGTTTAAATTAACTTTTATGCCTTTCTTTTTGCATGCTGTTATTGAAGGAATTAAAGCTGTTCCAATTGTAAATGCAAGTGTTGATGGGGACGCTATTCTTTACAAAAAAGATATCAATTTAGGATGTGCCGTTGCTCTTGATTGGGGTCTTATTGTTCCTGTAATAAAAAATTCCAGTGAACGTAGTTTTGTAGGTTTAGGACGTGAATTAAATAATTTAGCAGAAAAAGCACGTAATAAAAAACTTGCTCCAGAAGACGTTCGTGGTGGTACTTTCTCTATTAGTAATTACGGCGGATTTGGTACTGTAATTGGGCAACCAATTATTAACCAGCCACAAGTTGCTATTTTTGGTATTGGTGCTATGCAGAAAAAACCAGTTGTTATAAATGATGCCATTGCAATCCGCACAATGTGTTATTGTGTATTATCTTTTGACCATCGTGTTATTGATGGTTCAGATAGTGGTAAATTTTTAAGTACAGTAAAAAATGTAATTGAAAATTGGAATATCCCTGTTATGTAG
- the lpdA gene encoding dihydrolipoyl dehydrogenase — protein MSTNYDLIVIGSGPAGYEGAIYATQLGMKVAIIEKDQTLGGTCLNVGCIPAKSMLQSALMLDKAKKFASYGVKIAGAENPELDFPQVNKRRDEIVKTMTGGVSFLMKKNKVDVIRGFGTITGKGQIEVTSDGKKTSYTCKNILIATGSRARHLPHIKVDGKNIVTSEEIWAWDKVPETMAVLGGGVIGCEFASAYGRYGSKVTILEMADQICPTEDHETAAELTKALKKQNCEVLTSTKTKSITAKGNKVEVVIEGESSPRVFDKVLLSVGRAPNVENIGLEKVGVKLDERGFIAVDLKTYQTSIAGIYAVGDVIPTPQLAHTGSAEALYAVDIIAGKKRHPINYLTNPAAIYTYPEISSIGYTENALKKAGRAYKTAKFPFTANAKARIDDIADGFVKIIIDPKYGEVLGVHIVNTKASEMIAEFALGNNLEMTIEELAHSIHPHPTVSEVIKEAAHAVMGHPINM, from the coding sequence ATGTCTACAAATTATGATTTGATTGTTATTGGAAGTGGTCCAGCTGGTTATGAAGGTGCTATCTATGCAACTCAGTTGGGAATGAAAGTTGCTATTATTGAAAAAGATCAGACACTTGGTGGTACATGTTTAAATGTAGGATGTATTCCAGCGAAATCTATGCTCCAATCTGCTCTTATGTTGGATAAAGCCAAAAAATTTGCAAGTTATGGAGTTAAAATTGCGGGAGCAGAAAATCCTGAGCTTGATTTTCCTCAAGTGAACAAACGTCGTGATGAAATTGTAAAGACGATGACTGGTGGCGTTAGTTTTTTAATGAAAAAAAACAAAGTCGATGTCATTCGTGGTTTTGGAACAATTACTGGAAAAGGACAAATTGAAGTCACTTCCGATGGAAAAAAAACAAGTTACACTTGTAAAAACATTTTAATTGCAACGGGAAGCCGCGCACGTCATTTACCACATATTAAAGTTGATGGTAAAAATATTGTGACCTCCGAAGAAATTTGGGCGTGGGATAAAGTTCCTGAAACAATGGCTGTTTTAGGTGGCGGTGTGATTGGCTGTGAGTTTGCTTCTGCCTATGGTCGTTACGGATCTAAAGTAACAATTCTAGAAATGGCAGATCAAATTTGCCCAACCGAAGATCATGAAACAGCAGCAGAGCTAACAAAAGCGCTTAAAAAACAAAATTGCGAAGTATTGACGAGCACTAAAACAAAATCAATTACAGCTAAAGGTAATAAAGTAGAAGTTGTTATTGAAGGGGAAAGTTCTCCTCGCGTATTTGATAAAGTGTTATTAAGTGTAGGCCGCGCACCAAATGTGGAAAATATAGGACTTGAAAAAGTAGGTGTGAAGTTAGACGAACGTGGATTCATTGCGGTAGATCTAAAAACATATCAAACATCTATCGCTGGTATTTACGCTGTAGGTGATGTCATTCCAACACCACAATTAGCTCATACGGGATCTGCTGAAGCTCTTTATGCTGTAGACATTATTGCTGGCAAAAAACGTCATCCAATCAATTATCTTACAAATCCAGCAGCTATTTATACTTATCCAGAAATTTCTAGTATTGGTTATACAGAAAATGCTCTTAAAAAAGCAGGACGTGCTTATAAAACAGCAAAATTTCCTTTCACAGCAAATGCAAAAGCACGCATAGATGACATTGCGGATGGTTTTGTTAAAATCATTATCGATCCAAAATATGGAGAAGTCCTTGGTGTTCATATTGTAAATACAAAAGCGAGCGAAATGATTGCTGAGTTTGCATTAGGTAACAACTTGGAAATGACAATTGAAGAGCTTGCTCATTCTATTCATCCTCATCCAACTGTTTCTGAAGTAATAAAAGAAGCAGCTCATGCGGTTATGGGTCATCCAATTAATATGTGA
- the yihA gene encoding ribosome biogenesis GTP-binding protein YihA/YsxC encodes MREIKLPKQDFILSLSEKKTPLRVEFVCSGLKNEDLPASSAPEFALVGRSNVGKSSLLNYLAGQKQLARVSNTPGRTQTINLFSAEKGEFFLVDLPGYGYAESSHATQAHWEKGMQAFFEGREGLFAIFILIDIRREVQPEDENLSRWLQNLGLKVIAIQTKCDKIHKSKWHEIRELHAKKLALHPSQIVTTSSDKKIGLSEVLKMMSGMLDSLDKELEDLENDTGEPSK; translated from the coding sequence ATGCGCGAGATTAAACTACCAAAACAAGATTTTATATTGTCTCTGTCAGAAAAGAAAACCCCCCTAAGGGTTGAATTTGTTTGTTCCGGTCTAAAAAACGAGGACTTACCTGCATCTTCAGCCCCAGAATTTGCACTTGTAGGAAGGAGTAATGTTGGAAAAAGTTCTTTATTAAATTACTTAGCAGGTCAAAAACAACTTGCTCGAGTAAGTAATACTCCTGGAAGAACTCAAACCATAAATTTATTTTCAGCAGAAAAAGGAGAATTTTTTCTTGTTGATTTACCAGGCTATGGTTACGCAGAATCTTCTCACGCCACTCAAGCCCATTGGGAAAAAGGCATGCAAGCTTTTTTTGAAGGAAGAGAAGGTCTTTTTGCTATATTTATTTTAATTGATATAAGAAGAGAAGTTCAGCCAGAAGACGAAAACTTATCAAGATGGCTCCAAAACTTGGGCTTAAAAGTAATCGCCATTCAAACAAAGTGCGATAAAATTCACAAAAGCAAATGGCACGAAATCAGGGAACTGCATGCTAAAAAATTGGCGCTTCACCCAAGTCAAATCGTGACAACAAGTTCAGATAAAAAAATAGGCTTATCTGAAGTTTTAAAAATGATGTCTGGAATGCTTGATTCCCTTGATAAAGAACTAGAGGATTTAGAGAATGACACAGGAGAGCCCTCAAAATGA
- a CDS encoding tRNA (cytidine(34)-2'-O)-methyltransferase yields the protein MTQESPQNEYTGKLVYKLGESLLLQEDIILNKKPKLTFDKAGYLEPLCRNELLKFHPEVVLYCPQIPPNTGTIARMCAAFSCTLHLIEPMGFHITEKALRRAGLDYWEHVNVYLHKSWDDFILTRNKRRIIFIETGGLQSPMEFQFLPGDLLVFGAETFGIPNEIMNKEIEKKRAHKVTIPMFNRGVRSLNLSNTASIAMYVAIAKL from the coding sequence ATGACACAGGAGAGCCCTCAAAATGAATATACTGGTAAACTTGTATATAAATTAGGTGAGAGTCTTTTATTACAAGAAGATATTATATTAAATAAAAAACCAAAACTTACTTTTGATAAAGCAGGATATTTGGAGCCATTATGCAGAAATGAATTACTAAAATTTCATCCTGAAGTTGTTTTATATTGTCCCCAAATTCCTCCAAACACAGGCACAATTGCGCGCATGTGTGCTGCTTTTTCTTGTACTTTACATTTGATAGAGCCTATGGGATTCCATATTACAGAAAAAGCTTTAAGAAGAGCGGGTCTCGACTATTGGGAACATGTGAATGTTTACTTACACAAAAGTTGGGATGATTTTATTCTGACTCGAAATAAAAGAAGAATCATATTTATTGAAACAGGTGGCTTGCAAAGTCCAATGGAGTTTCAATTTTTACCCGGAGATCTTTTAGTTTTTGGCGCAGAAACATTTGGCATACCAAATGAAATCATGAATAAAGAAATAGAAAAAAAGAGAGCACATAAGGTTACAATTCCCATGTTTAATCGAGGTGTCAGAAGTTTAAATTTATCAAATACCGCATCTATTGCAATGTATGTTGCTATTGCAAAGTTATAA
- a CDS encoding alpha/beta fold hydrolase — translation MYPYSLLKEGVGKTQLIAPYFSDNKNYEILFEINGNINGPIKFILGGISASKHVASSSFNFEKGWWENIVGKDKSIDLNKYCIISMDYLDYDGVTTFDQAKAIIFLLDYLKIKKIESFIGYSYGGMVALAIACISQKLANKIIILGAASESLPQSYALRCIQQKIVELNIGTKNEKEALETARKLGIITYRSTEELNTRFLDDTNPIVNYLDKKGKEFSSKFSSQKFLNLSKSINSHKVNPFYIKDNDIIFIGCTSDQIIPLTQIKKLSYELNIKNIVYEIDSIYGHDSYLNETLKISNLFQIIFEEQKKFKEKQNAY, via the coding sequence ATGTACCCATATTCTTTATTAAAAGAAGGGGTTGGTAAAACACAACTTATTGCCCCCTATTTTAGTGATAATAAAAATTATGAAATTCTTTTTGAAATAAATGGAAACATAAATGGTCCCATTAAATTTATTTTAGGTGGCATATCTGCATCAAAACACGTAGCTTCTTCTTCTTTTAATTTTGAGAAAGGATGGTGGGAAAACATAGTTGGGAAAGATAAATCAATAGATTTAAATAAATACTGTATAATTAGTATGGATTATTTAGACTATGATGGTGTAACTACTTTTGATCAGGCAAAAGCAATCATTTTCTTATTAGATTATTTAAAAATAAAAAAAATAGAATCATTTATTGGTTACTCTTATGGAGGAATGGTAGCTCTAGCAATTGCTTGTATCTCGCAAAAATTAGCAAATAAAATCATTATTCTTGGAGCAGCTTCTGAAAGTTTACCACAATCTTATGCATTAAGATGCATTCAACAAAAAATTGTAGAATTAAACATAGGAACAAAAAATGAAAAAGAAGCTTTAGAAACAGCAAGAAAACTTGGAATTATTACTTACAGAAGCACAGAAGAATTAAATACTCGATTTTTAGATGATACAAATCCAATTGTAAATTATCTAGATAAAAAAGGAAAAGAATTTTCATCAAAGTTTTCATCACAAAAGTTTTTAAATCTATCAAAATCAATAAATAGCCATAAAGTGAATCCTTTTTATATTAAAGATAATGATATTATATTTATCGGATGCACATCTGATCAAATTATTCCATTAACTCAAATCAAAAAACTTTCTTACGAGTTAAATATTAAAAATATTGTTTATGAAATAGATTCTATTTATGGTCATGATTCTTATTTAAATGAAACATTAAAAATATCAAATTTATTTCAAATCATTTTCGAAGAACAAAAAAAATTTAAGGAGAAACAAAATGCATATTAG
- the metB gene encoding cystathionine gamma-synthase, with the protein MHISNTTKKVRSGIEFDKQFGSVIPPIYLSANYTFEDLGERREYDYSRSGNPTRSVLANTLSDIEGGSGSVVTSSGLSAVNLLLQLLKPGDLVIAPHDCYGGTWRILNALSQKEHLKVLFLDLNNTEELEAALKLKPKQVWIETPSNPLLRIVDIEKICSLAHKVDAQVITDNTFLSPLLQNPISLGSDYVLHSTTKYINGHSDIIGGCVVANSKEKSDELMWWANATGVTGSVFDSWLTLRGLRTLEVRVTKQQDNAIRIAEYLSSQKEVTKIYYPGLTTHENHHVAKKQQKGFGAMLSFELNLDFENMKTFISKLNHFSLAESLGGVESLIAHPYSMTHASMSAEAKKIAGISEGLIRLSVGIENAEDLIYDIDNALK; encoded by the coding sequence ATGCATATTAGCAACACAACAAAAAAAGTAAGATCGGGAATTGAATTCGATAAACAATTTGGCTCTGTTATTCCTCCCATATATTTATCTGCAAATTATACTTTTGAAGACCTAGGAGAACGAAGAGAATATGATTATTCAAGAAGCGGTAATCCGACAAGATCCGTGCTTGCAAATACCTTAAGTGACATTGAAGGAGGAAGCGGATCTGTTGTTACTTCATCTGGTTTATCCGCAGTTAATCTTCTTCTACAATTGCTAAAACCAGGAGATCTAGTCATTGCACCCCATGATTGTTATGGAGGGACTTGGCGCATATTAAATGCTCTTTCTCAAAAAGAACATTTAAAAGTTTTATTTTTAGATTTAAATAATACCGAAGAATTAGAGGCTGCATTAAAGTTAAAACCAAAACAAGTTTGGATAGAAACACCAAGTAACCCTCTTTTAAGAATTGTTGATATTGAAAAAATTTGTTCTCTTGCTCATAAAGTAGACGCTCAAGTAATAACAGACAATACATTTTTATCTCCCTTATTACAAAATCCAATCTCTTTAGGCTCTGATTATGTATTACATTCAACTACAAAATACATTAATGGTCATAGTGATATTATTGGAGGTTGTGTTGTTGCCAATTCTAAAGAAAAATCAGATGAATTAATGTGGTGGGCGAATGCGACAGGCGTAACAGGTTCTGTATTTGATAGCTGGTTAACATTACGCGGCTTAAGAACACTTGAAGTAAGAGTAACAAAACAACAAGATAATGCTATTCGTATTGCTGAATATTTAAGTAGCCAAAAGGAAGTAACAAAAATATATTACCCTGGATTAACTACTCATGAAAACCATCATGTCGCAAAAAAACAGCAAAAAGGCTTTGGAGCTATGTTGAGTTTTGAATTAAATTTAGATTTTGAAAATATGAAAACTTTTATTTCTAAATTAAATCACTTTTCTCTAGCTGAATCATTAGGAGGGGTAGAAAGCTTAATTGCACACCCTTATAGTATGACTCATGCTTCAATGTCGGCTGAAGCTAAAAAGATTGCTGGAATTTCAGAAGGACTGATTCGTTTATCGGTAGGTATAGAAAACGCAGAAGATCTTATTTATGATATTGATAATGCCTTAAAATAA